The Phycisphaeraceae bacterium genome segment CGCACATCGTCCGTTTCGGCTTCCGCACCGTCGAAGTGCGCGGCACGCGCGTGCTGCTCAACGATACGCCGCTCCACATCCGCGGCATCCTGCACTGGGGGCACGAGCCGAAGCATCTCGCCCCCGCCCCCACGCCGCAGCAGGTGCGTGATGAGTTCATCCACCTCAAGAAGCTGGGATTCAATGCGGTGTGTCTGTGCATGTGGTATCCGCCGCGCCATTTTTACGAGATCGCGGATGAGACGGGCATGCTGCTCTGGCAGGAGCACCCCAACTGGCACGCGCCGATGACGGATGACAACGTGGCGGAGTACCAGCGCCTGTACGGCGAGTTCCTCCGACGCGACCGCAACCACCCGTCGATCGTGCTCGTCAGCGCGACCTGCGAACACCCCACGTTTCACCCCGACGTCGCCTCGTGGTGGTGGCGGACGGCGCGGGCCATGCTGCCGGACACCCTGCTTCAGGTGCAGACCGCCAGCTTCGCCTGGTCGGACCCGGACCAGACCGACCTGTACGATGAGCACACCTACGACAACAACAACCGCTGGGTGACGTACCTGCGCGACCTGCAGGAGAAGCTCGCCGAACTGCCCGCCAAGCCCTTCATCATGGGTGAGACGGTGCTGTTCCATTCGTGGCCCGACTTCGAGGCCATTCACGCCGCGGTGGATCAGTCGCTGCGCTGGTCGCTGCCGTCGATGGCCGAAAGCGGCATGGACTTCGAGCAGCAGGTCATCGAACGCTGGGGGCGCGACACGCTGGAGCGTTTTCGCCGCCAGGCCGATCGCCACCACCTGCTGGGGCGCAAGTTCCAGATCGAGCTCTTCCGCCGCTACCCGAATCACGCCGGTCTGGTGACAAACCACCTGATCGATGTGCCACCCTGCTCGTGCGGCTTTCTGGACGCGGTTGGCCGCTGGCGCTTCACGCCCCAGCAGACGCGCGGCTGGCTGTGCGATGCCCCGCTGCTGCTCGCCACACCGGACGAGCGGCGGTCGTTCATGTCCGGCGAGCGTGTGGACGTGCGGGTGATGATCGCCAACTTCTCGCCGCGGGACATTGACACGACAGTGGGGGTGATGCTGAAACCAGCATCGGAAGCGATCGACATCGCCTCCAAAGTGAGCTGCGACCCCTCTGAAGTGAGCCGTGACCGTCAGGGAGCGGTGGACCAACCACTCCCTCACGGTCGTGGCTCGCTTGGTGAGAACGACTCGATGCGGGCGAACACGAACGTCGGTCGCCTCACCGCGCGCCGGGGCGAGGTCGGCGCGGTGATGGTCATGCTCACGATGCCCATCGTTGATCGCCCCACACGTGTCACGCTGGTCGTCTCAACCCCCGAAGGCCGCCGCAACGACTGGGACCTGTGGGTGTTCCCCCCACCGCCGCCGCTTCCCCCAGCCACGTACCGCCTCGACGGGCTGCCCTTCGAGCCGCGGGACGCGGAACCGGACCCGCTGGAGAAGGGCTACTCGCGCGGCTTCGGCCTGCCCGTGAAGACCTGGATCAACCGCCTGCCCGACTCCGCGGTCCTTGTGCCCGACGCCTTGCCCTGGCGGCCGGATGAGTCGATCCCCACCGACGCGCGGATGATCGTGACGCATCGTCTCACCCACGCACTCCTCCACTTCCTCGAGCGCGGCGGCCGCGTCCTGCTCCTCGCCTCCAAGGCCCCCGGCGGGCTGGGCACGGAGTACCAATGGCTCTTCGGCCAGTGCCCCCTGGTGATCGACTCCGAACCCAGTGGCATTGGCGTCAGTGGTGCGGACATCAGTGGCACAGGCGTCAGTGGCATTGGCGTCAGTGGGGCAGGCGTCTCGCCTGCCATCCTCTCCAAACCCTCTCCCGAGAGGAAAGGGCTGGGTGAGGGTTCCTCCTCCCCCCTCCAACCCGGCGACTCCGACTGGATCATCGACCTGCTCGGCATGGACCTGACACGCACCTACGCCCGCGTCATTCCGGTCGGGAAACTCGGACTGCTCAAGCACGTCGATCCCATCGTCCGGCTGGTCTACACCCACGACGCCAAGGAACTCACGTTCTTCGACATGCTCTTCACGACGCGCGTGGGCGATGGCGTGTTGGCTGTGAGTTCGCTCGACCATCACGACCCTGCGGGGCAGTGGCTGCTGCACCAAGTGGTCGAGTGGCTGGCAAGCGATGGCAGTTCGCCGAACGCCGCACTCCCGATCGACGTGACGCGCCCATACACGATCACCGCGTGATCGCCGCCAGCCCCTTCGCCCGCCGATCGCGGTCGATCGTGTCGTGCACGGACCGGGCCGCATCGCGCACGGCGTCTGTCGGGGCTTTCTCGCCGCGCACCACCTGCACCATGGCGCGGGCGATCTGGCTCTCCAGTTCCTGCTGATAGGGGCCGACGGGCACGAAGCCGGGAATGTCGCCGCTGCTTCCTGGGCCGCTGCCCTCAGGCGTGATCGTCGCCAGCAGCCATGCCGCCTTGCGGTCGAAGTCCTCGGGCTTGAGCGGGGGCACCCACACGCGCCCGTCATCATCGGTCAGCCCGCTGGTTGCGCGAAAGGCCGGGTCGGTCAGCACGCTCACGCGCGCGGGCGGGGCTACGCGCAGGGCGTCCCAGTAAAGCAGCGAGCCCTCGCGGCTGGTCATCCATTTGATCATTGCCCACGCCTGCTCCTTGTGCTCGCTGTGCGCGTTGATGGCCCACAGCACTGCGCCGCTCACCACCGCCCGCTGACGGTGGCGCGGCAGGGGCGCCACGGCGTAATTCAGACCCGGCATCTCCTTGTCGATGCTCGGCACGCGCCAGCAGCCGTCCAGCAGGATCGCCGCCCGGCCCTGCATGAACAACTGCACGGGGCCGACCGCCGGCTCGGCAGTCTCCAGCGAGCGGATCGGCGCCGTGGAGGATGCCAGTTCCTTCACCAGTTCCATCGCCTCGACGCCTTCTGGCGAGTCGATCAGGCACGTCGTGCCCGTTTCATCCCAGATCGCCCCGCCCGCCTGCCGCAGGAACGCCAGGTACGGCCACGCCCACAGGTCGAAGACCACCCCATGCCGCACCACGCGGCCATCTCCACTTCGTTCAGTCATCAACCGGGCGACGCGGCGGAGGTCATCCCACGTCCATGATGAATCGGGGTAGGAAATGGGCTCGTTCGGGTGGGCGGCGTTGTAGGCATCGAACACATCGCGGTGATAGAACAGCCCCATCTGGGCGTTGTCCGAGGGCAGCGCGTGCACCGAGCCGTCCACGTCCAGCAGCGAATACACGTGGGGGAAGAAATCAGCCCGCTCCTCAGACGAAAGCCCGACCTCGGGGTCGTTGATGAAGCGGTCAAGCGGCTCGATCAAGCCCAGTTCCACCATCGCGTGGTAGTTGGTGATCGGCAGCCGCAGCACATCCGCCCCGCGCCGCGCGAAGTGCCACGACTGGTACTTGGGGATCAGCCCGGCGGAGACGAACCGCTGGTAGCGCACCCGCCAGCCGGGGTGCAGTTCCTCGAACCCGCGCGCGTAACGGTCGCGGAAGAGCAGGTCTTCGAACGGCATGCCCCACACCGCCATCGTGAGTTCCCGCGAAGCAAGCGGAACCACGCGGCGGGGCGTCGCCACGATGAGCGTGACCGCGGCGATCAACAGGATGGTGAGATGGCTGGACCGCATGGGGGATTCACCGCAGAGGCGCGGAAGACGCAGAGGGGGAGAGGGCAGAGGTCAGAAGACAAAAGTCAGAAAACAGGAGACAGGACTCGGAACTCGGAACTCGCAACTCAGAACTCAACTCACGCCTCACCCTTTCACCCCCGTCAGCGTGACACCTTCGACGAACGCCCGCTGGAACACCAGGAACACCACCAGCACCGGCAGCGTGATGATGGTCGCCGCGGCCATCTGGATCGGCCACGACTCCGTGTACAGCCGGCTCGACAGGGCGCTCACCGCCAGCGGCAGCGTGAAGAGGTCGTTCGAGTCGATCACGACGAGGGGCCAGAAGAACGAGTTCCACGACCCCATGAAGGTGAAGATCGCCAGCGCCGCCACCGCGGGGCGGATCGACGGCAACACCAGGTGACGGAAGAGCTCGAAGTCGGTGAAGCCGTCAAGGCGCCCCGCATCCAGCAGATCATCCGGCACGCTCATCACCGCCTGACGCATATAGAAAATTCCGAACGCGCTCGCCAGAAACGGCACGATCAATGCCTGCAGGTTGTCGATGAACCCCAGCCACGCGCAGAGCAGGTACGCGAAGATGAACGACACCTGAAAGGGCAGCATCATGGTGATGAGCAGCCCCAGGAACATCACCTTCCGACCCCGGAACCGCAGCTTGGCGAAGGCGAAGCCCGCCAGCGCGTTATGGATGCCGGCCAGCACCGTGGTCACCGCCGCCACGATGAGCGAGTTGAGGTAGTAGTCTCCCAGGTGCGCGATGCGCCACGCCTCGGCGAAGTTGCCCCACTGCCAGACCTCGGGCAGGAGCGTGATCCCGCCGCCTCCCGCATCCTCTGCCCCCCCCACGGCTTCCTCGTTGGTCTTGAGCGCCGTCAGCACCATCCACACAAAGGGCAGGATCATCGTGAGAGCAGCAAGCCACACCATGCAGCAGGCGAGCAGTCGAAGCAGCAGGTTAGGGCGGTGCAGCGCGCTCATCCGAACACGCCCCCCCTCTCACCCCGCCCCCGCCACATCTGCGCCAGCGTCACCGCCAGCGTCAGCAGCAGAATGCACACGCCGATCGCCGCGGCGAAGCCCAGGCGGCTCTGCGTGAACTCGCGATAGAGATACACGTTCAGCACATCCGTCCACGGCTGCTCAATGGTGCCGATCATCACCATCGGCAGGTCGAAGATCTGCATCGCGCCGATCATGCCGGTGATGAGCAGGAACGCCGTCATCGGTCTTACGCCCGGCCACGCGATGTGCCAGGTGGTCTGCCAGGGCCCCGCCCCGTCCACGGCCGCCGCCTCGTACAGTGAGCGCGGCACGTTCGACAGGGCGGCGAGATACAGCACGATCGAAAAACCCAGCCCGCGCCAGATCGAAATCGCGATGATGACTCCCATCGCCCGCGGCGAGTTGCCCAGCCAGTCGATCGGCTCATCCATCACGCCCAGCCACGCCAGCAGCGCGTTGAGCAGCCCGGACTGACCCGGGTCCAGCACCCAGCGCCAGATGAAGCCGATCGCCACGATCGAGATGATCGTGGGCAGAAACAGCAGTGTGCGGGCCAGCGTGCGCCCGCGAAACCACGAGGCGTTGAGCACCACCGCGAAGCCGAACGCCACCAGCACCGTGATGGGCACCGACAGCACCGCGAAGAGCAGCGTGTTGCGCAGCGCGGGACCGAAGGTCTCCCCCGAGAAGAGCGCCCGGTAGTTCTCCAGCCCCACGAAGCGCGGCGAGCCGCCCCCCGCCCACTCGAAGAACGACAGAACCACGCCCGCCGCCGTGGGCATGGCCGTGAAGAGAAAGACCACCGCCAGCGGAAACGCGATGAACCCCCACGCGCTGCGGCTGGGCCGGTCGAGCATGGTGGCAGGATACCGGAAACATCGACATTGGACAGACCGCTGGTGGGCGGGGAGCCCTCCATGCTCACCTGTCACCCCGCCCCCGGCGCCCCCGCCGCGCCCGGCACCGGCGGCAAGGCCGGCTCGGGCCTTCCGAACACGCGCGGCCAGAGCAGGGCCGCCTCCACGATCATCCACGCCTCGATCGCCAGCGTGGCGAGGCCCATCGCCACCAGCGCCCAGTTGGGGCTGGCCGCGTTGATCCATCCCGGCTGATCGCCCGGGTTGGAGATGAACAACTGCCACACCATCGCCCACCCCGGCATGATGAGCATGAAGATCATGGGCGGGATGATGAACCAGACGGGTAAGCGGCGGCGGCGAAGCCAGAAGGCGATCACCAGGAACGCCAGCCCGCCGAGCAGTTGATTGGTCGCCCCGAACATGGGCCAGAGCAGCAGCCCGCCCTGGCCCGCGTTGGCCCATGACCACGACTGCCCCGCGGGCGGAATGGCGGCCAGCACGGCGGCCAGCACCACGGCGAGCATCGTGGCGGCATGCTTGTTGGTGAGCCACACGAGGGGGTTTCCAGCGAGGGGCGAGCGTGCGTGAACGACATGGCCTCGCTCAGTGAAACGCAAGCCATCGCGCGACGTGAACCGCGCCCGTGAGGGAGCGGTTTCTCCCGCGTCGATCGGACCGCTCCCTGACGGTCGCGGCTCATTGTCCGGTTGCGGCTCACTCGGAATCGCCTCACTGTGGACCGTTTGCCCGCACTCCGGGCACGCGCCGCTCACGTTGAACGACAGGTCGTAGCCGCACGCGGCGCAGGCCGTGGGCGAAATGCGCGGAGCGAACGTGGCCGCCAGTTCCTGGATGACGTACCGCTGCAGGCGGCAGGCGGTGTCGAGGGTGGTGCCCGCGAACGAGGCCACCAGCACGCCCATCAGGGCGATGGCCACGCCGCGCGGAATGCCCATCGCGGTGAGGAAGTTGGCGCTGCCATCGACGAAGGCGCCGACCATGGCGCGAAGCCCCCCCGCGGCGGTCCATGACGCATACCGCGCGTCAAACGCCTCCGTCCCGGTCAGCGACGGCGTCCCATCTGCTGCGAAAACGCCCAACCCCAGCCCCGCGGCGCACGCCAGGATCACCAGCACCGCCAGGTACCCTTCCGTCAGCATCGACCCGTAACCGACGAACTGGGCGTCCGTCTCGCATGCGATCTGCTTGCTCGACGTGCCGGAACTCACAAGGCAGTGGAAGCCGCTGATTGCCCCGCACGCGATGGTTATGAAGAGGAACGGAAAGAGCATGGGCGCGCCTGCGGGATCGACGTTCCACACCGGCGCAACCAGTTCCAGGGGCGGGCGAACCGCCCCTTCCACCGGCGGCGCGCCCCCCGCGAACGCCGCCACGCACAGACCCACCACCAGCAGCCCCAGCGCGCTGAGGAGCTGCAGCGAGTTGATGTAGTCGCGCGGCTGCAGCAGCACCCACACCGGCAGCACCGAGGCGATGTACGAATACACCAGCAGCGCGATCACCCACGCCATCACCGGCCAGCCCGCCAGCGCGGTGTTGAAGGCGTGCAAGGCGCCGCCGATGGTTTCATCGAAGAAGGCCACGCCGACCAGCGTGTTCTGATCGCCGAAGATGACGGTCAGGTACATGACGATGAGCGCGAGGATCGACGGGATGAGCAGGTTCGCGCCCTTGCGGTGCAGGTACACGCCGATCGCCACGGCGATGGGAATCTGCACCACGCAGGGGAAGATCGCCGCCGGGTACGCCCGGAAGACCGCCGAGATCACCAGCCCGAAGATCGCCAGCACGATCGTCAGCCCGAGGAACAGGATGGTCAGGAACAGCAGCCGCGCCCGCGGGTTGAGCACGCGGCCCGCGATATCGCCCACCGTCTGCCCCCGGCTGCGCATCGACACGACCAGCGAGCCGAGGTCGTGCACCGCGCCGATGAGGATCGACCCGAAGAACACCCACAGCAGCGCAGGCAGCCAGCCCCAGATGACGGCGATGGCCGGACCGACGATCGGCCCCGTCCCCGCGATCGACGTGAAGTGATGGCCGAAGACGATCGACTTTTTCGTGGGCACGTAGTCCCGGTCGTCGTTGAGCGCCACGCTGGGCACCGGGGCGTCGGCCCGAAGCCCGAAGATGCGGCGGCTGAGCCACCGGCCGTACGTGTGATAGGCGATCAGGTAGCCGACGAAGGCGCCGATGGCGATGAGAAGCGTGCCCATGCCGGGGGAACTCTCCGGTCGGCGCCGGCGGCCGGGTCATCCGTCGACCGGCCGCACAGGACATGCCCGCATGCGTCGACGCGGAGGTCACCCTACGGGATTCCGGTCCGCTCTTCAAGCCCCCTTGGCGGTCGCCTGGTGCTGCAACTTCCTCAGCACATCGAACGCCTGCATGGGCGTCAGGGAGGTCAAGTCGAGCGCCCTGAGGTCGCGCACCACGGGGTGATCGACATACTCGGTGAAGAGGGAGAGCTGCGCCCCGGCAGGGGTGGTGCGGGGCGCGGCGGCCTCGGGCACGGGGGCATGCTCGGTCTGCACCGCCAGCGTGTCCAGCACCGCCTGGGCGCGCTCCACCGTGGCGCTGGGCAACCCCGCGATGCGGGCCACGTGGATGCCGTACGACCGGTCCGTCCGCCCCGGCAGGATGCGGTGCAGGAAGACAATCTCTTCGTGCCCCGGCGCCCCCCACTCGCGCACCGCCACGTGCAGGTTGCACACCGCGGGCAGACGCTCGGCCAGTGCGGTGAGTTCGTGGTAGTGCGTGGCGAAGAGCGTGCGGCAGCCCACGCCCGCCAGCGTCTCGGCGATGGCCCACGCCAGCGACAGCCCGTCGAGGGTGGAGGTGCCCCGCCCGATCTCGTCGAGGATGACCATGCTGCGTGGCGTGGCGTGATGCAGGATGTTGGCCGTCTCCGTCATCTCCACCATGAACGTGGACTGCCCGGCGTGCAGTTCGTCCTGCGCCCCGATGCGGGTGAAGATGCGGTCGGCCAGCCCGATGGTCGCCGCCTCGGCGGGCACGAAAGACCCCGTGTGCGCCAACAGCACGATGAGCGCCACCTGGCGGATGTACGTGGACTTGCCCGCCATGTTGGGGCCGGTGATGAGGGCGAGTGAGGCCGTTGGCAGGTGGCTTGCGGCTCCCGGCTCCTGGATCGAATCCCCCTCCGGCTGCGGGCTGACGGATGACGGATGACGAATCTCCCCCAACTCGCAGTCGTTGGGCACGAAGCGGTCGGCCAGAATCCGGTCCAGCACGGGGTGGCGTCCCTGCGTGATCGAAAGGACCGGCGCCTCGACCAGTTCCGGCTTCACGTAGCGATAGCGCGTCGCCACCTCGGCGAAGCACAGCAGCACGTCCAGCCGCGCGATCAGGTCGGCGTAACCCGTCAGGTCATTCACGCGATCCAGCGCCTCGCGGCACAACTGGTCGAAGAGCTGCTGCTCGCGCTCGATGGCGCGGGCTTCGGCGGTGGTGATCTTCTCCTCGAACTCCTTGAGCTGCGGCGTGATGTAGCGCTCGGCGTTCTTGAGCGTCTGCTTGCGCGAGAACGTGTCAGGCACGCGGCGGGTATTGGCGTGACTGACCTCGATGTAGTAGCCGAACACCTTGTTGAAGCCGACCTTCAGCGAGGCGATGCCCGTCTGGTCGATCAGCTCCTTCTGATAGCGGGCGAGGAACGTATGCCCGTCGCGCTGCAGCAGGCGGCACTCGTCGAGCTCCGCGTCCACGCCGTCACGGAAGAGCCCGCCTTCGCGCAGATGGCCGGGCGGC includes the following:
- a CDS encoding sugar ABC transporter permease, which codes for MLDRPSRSAWGFIAFPLAVVFLFTAMPTAAGVVLSFFEWAGGGSPRFVGLENYRALFSGETFGPALRNTLLFAVLSVPITVLVAFGFAVVLNASWFRGRTLARTLLFLPTIISIVAIGFIWRWVLDPGQSGLLNALLAWLGVMDEPIDWLGNSPRAMGVIIAISIWRGLGFSIVLYLAALSNVPRSLYEAAAVDGAGPWQTTWHIAWPGVRPMTAFLLITGMIGAMQIFDLPMVMIGTIEQPWTDVLNVYLYREFTQSRLGFAAAIGVCILLLTLAVTLAQMWRGRGERGGVFG
- a CDS encoding sugar ABC transporter substrate-binding protein, whose translation is MRSSHLTILLIAAVTLIVATPRRVVPLASRELTMAVWGMPFEDLLFRDRYARGFEELHPGWRVRYQRFVSAGLIPKYQSWHFARRGADVLRLPITNYHAMVELGLIEPLDRFINDPEVGLSSEERADFFPHVYSLLDVDGSVHALPSDNAQMGLFYHRDVFDAYNAAHPNEPISYPDSSWTWDDLRRVARLMTERSGDGRVVRHGVVFDLWAWPYLAFLRQAGGAIWDETGTTCLIDSPEGVEAMELVKELASSTAPIRSLETAEPAVGPVQLFMQGRAAILLDGCWRVPSIDKEMPGLNYAVAPLPRHRQRAVVSGAVLWAINAHSEHKEQAWAMIKWMTSREGSLLYWDALRVAPPARVSVLTDPAFRATSGLTDDDGRVWVPPLKPEDFDRKAAWLLATITPEGSGPGSSGDIPGFVPVGPYQQELESQIARAMVQVVRGEKAPTDAVRDAARSVHDTIDRDRRAKGLAAITR
- the mutS gene encoding DNA mismatch repair protein MutS, with the translated sequence MTPAMRQYERFKKQHPECVLFFRMGDFYEMFFDDAILCHRVLGITLTERTKGVPMAGVPFHSVEGYLRRMIEQGHRVAVCEQIEDPKLAKGVVERAVTRVLTPGTLVDETLLDESRPNQVAAILFTGAGDDAPAVLAMAELSTGSFTLHDLPADRVADEVARLAPSEVLYVETATGQPPPRVARLREAAPCALTPRPAWTFRPAEARETLFGHFGVATLTGFGLSDDDAAIGPAGALLRYLRETQVGHLSGEARSSDADTASIRRPTRAGGDAVSTPALAHLRPPRRERADDFVIIDATSLRALEIERTLRTGGVDGSLLATLQHCRSPMGKRLLRQWLCFPIRDLARLRRRQRAVGAFVQDRDLAEQLSQRLSNVQDVARIAGRLSTGRATPRDLTALGRSVAVIASVNESLAGHPAFDYESKRLSDLAARLVPLADRIGSMCVDAPPGHLREGGLFRDGVDAELDECRLLQRDGHTFLARYQKELIDQTGIASLKVGFNKVFGYYIEVSHANTRRVPDTFSRKQTLKNAERYITPQLKEFEEKITTAEARAIEREQQLFDQLCREALDRVNDLTGYADLIARLDVLLCFAEVATRYRYVKPELVEAPVLSITQGRHPVLDRILADRFVPNDCELGEIRHPSSVSPQPEGDSIQEPGAASHLPTASLALITGPNMAGKSTYIRQVALIVLLAHTGSFVPAEAATIGLADRIFTRIGAQDELHAGQSTFMVEMTETANILHHATPRSMVILDEIGRGTSTLDGLSLAWAIAETLAGVGCRTLFATHYHELTALAERLPAVCNLHVAVREWGAPGHEEIVFLHRILPGRTDRSYGIHVARIAGLPSATVERAQAVLDTLAVQTEHAPVPEAAAPRTTPAGAQLSLFTEYVDHPVVRDLRALDLTSLTPMQAFDVLRKLQHQATAKGA
- a CDS encoding carbohydrate ABC transporter permease, whose amino-acid sequence is MSALHRPNLLLRLLACCMVWLAALTMILPFVWMVLTALKTNEEAVGGAEDAGGGGITLLPEVWQWGNFAEAWRIAHLGDYYLNSLIVAAVTTVLAGIHNALAGFAFAKLRFRGRKVMFLGLLITMMLPFQVSFIFAYLLCAWLGFIDNLQALIVPFLASAFGIFYMRQAVMSVPDDLLDAGRLDGFTDFELFRHLVLPSIRPAVAALAIFTFMGSWNSFFWPLVVIDSNDLFTLPLAVSALSSRLYTESWPIQMAAATIITLPVLVVFLVFQRAFVEGVTLTGVKG